A region from the Poecilia reticulata strain Guanapo linkage group LG12, Guppy_female_1.0+MT, whole genome shotgun sequence genome encodes:
- the LOC103473702 gene encoding protein phosphatase PTC7 homolog, whose amino-acid sequence MLSVLSYGRLVARAVLGGLSQTDGRDYSLITASYGFGKDFRKGILKKGMCYGDDACFIARHRTADVLGVADGVGGWRDYGVDPSQFSATLMRTCERLVKEGRFTPSNPVGILTSGYYELLQNKVPLLGSSTACIVVLDRRSHQLHTCNLGDSGFLVVRGGEVVHRSDEQQHYFNTPFQLSIAPPGAEGVVLSDSPEAADSSSFDVQLGDIILTATDGLFDNMPDYMILQELKKLKTSNYDSVLQTAQSIAKQAHDLAYDPNYMSPFAQFACDNGLNVRGGKPDDITVLLSIVAEYTD is encoded by the exons ATGTTATCTGTATTGTCTTATGGCAGACTGGTAGCCAGGGCTGTCCTGGGCGGACTCTCTCAGACAGACGGTCGGGACTACAGCCTGATCACCGCCAGTTATGGCTTTGGTAAAGACTTTCGTAAAGGGATCCTGAAGAAAGGGATGTGCTACGGTGATGACGCCTGCTTCATAGCGAGACACAGGACCGCCGATGTTTTGG GTGTCGCTGATGGCGTAGGTGGTTGGCGTGATTACGGTGTTGACCCGTCTCAATTCTCTGCCACCTTGATGAGAACGTGCGAGCGATTGGTGAAGGAGGGACGCTTCACTCCCTCTAACCCAGTGGGGATCCTCACCTCTGGCTATTATGAGCTGCTACAGAACAAGGTCCCCCTGCTGG GAAGCAGTACAGCCTGCATTGTTGTTCTGGATCGACGGAGTCACCAGCTTCACACGTGTAACCTTGGAGACTCGGGCTTCCTTGTGGTGCGTGGAGGAGAGGTGGTCCATCGTTCAGATGAGCAGCAGCACTATTTTAACACGCCTTTCCAGCTGTCCATCGCTCCCCCGGGAGCAGAGGGAGTTGTACTCAGTGACAG TCCTGAAGCAGCCGACAGCTCATCTTTCGATGTGCAGCTCGGTGACATCATCTTGACAGCCACAGACGGCCTCTTTGACAACATGCCAGACTACATGATTCTTCAGGAGTTAAAAAAACTCAAG ACTTCAAACTACGACAGTGTACTGCAGACTGCACAAAGTATCGCTAAGCAAGCTCACGACCTTGCTTACGATCCAAATTATATGTCTCCTTTTGCACAGTTTGCCTGTGACAATGGTCTGAATGTAAGAG GAGGAAAACCAGATGATATAACGGTGCTGTTGTCCATAGTGGCTGAGTATACAGACTGA
- the LOC103473703 gene encoding prion protein b precursor (The RefSeq protein has 4 substitutions, 3 non-frameshifting indels compared to this genomic sequence), protein MGRLLKIGLLSLIIMFLLNFESTSAKRGGSSSSSSSSSGKKSTTSNRGSQTQSKPSNSQPGNYPRQQSPNRNTNPCPSGGSYPYPGSKNTNPGGHNRQNPPSYPGAGSNPNQYPGGNPAGGYPAGGYPNQPGRGNYPNQNPAGGYPAGGYPAGGYPAGGNPNQPGRGNYPNQNPAGGYPAGGYPAGGYPNQPGRGNYPNQNPAAGGYPAGGYPNQGRGGYPNQYPAGGNYPNQYPGGYPVRTGNTGPGWGPGAAGGYPGGYGGGYGGGYGGGYGGGYGGGYGGGAVGGYPNWNPNNKILSPRFGGGGYGYGGHGMGGSPFSRSVQGMGIQPKSTSFAKKAMVAAGVGALAGMAVGYGLGRFPRPHFTFRNPEEEYYYNNYMYRRYGTKSTDEKDYGRDYVYKPPPRAKTYENYMNECMDRTDVLKDQGSSNSGATDEDNDTVSIEEIGYPALIDQVKSRRCVEEYMKYSAQFMEERKFEQQQQQQPRGSAPMSNGVVQLFTSGFMLLSSMLLLQ, encoded by the coding sequence ATGGGGCGGTTATTAAAAATTGGACTTCTGTCCCTAATTATTATGTTTCTGCTGAATTTTGAATCAACTTCTGCTAAAAGaggcagtagcagcagcagcagcagcagcagtggaaaGAAATCCACAACGTCCAACCGAGGAAGTCAAACCCAATCAAAGCCATCAAACTCTCAGCCCGGAAACTACCCTCGACAGCAGAGCCCCAATCGCAACACCAATCCATATCCTTCTGGAGGGAGTTACCCGTATCCTGGAAGTAAGAATACTAATCCAGGTGGGCATAACAGGCAAAATCCACCAAGTTATCCAGGAGCAGGGAGCAACCCAAATCAGTATCCAGGAGGGAACCCTGCAGGAGGCTACCCTGCAGGAGGATACCCTAATCAACCAGGAAGAGGAAATTATCCAAATCAAAACCCAGCAGGAGGCTACCCTGCAGGAGGCTACCCTGCAGGAGGTTACCCTGCAGGCGGAAACCCTAATCAACCAGGAAGAGCAAATTATCCAAATCAAAACCCTGCAGGAGGCTACCCTGCAGGCGGATACCCTGCAGGAGGCTACCCTAATCAACCAGGAAGAGGAAATTATCCAAATCAGAACCCAGCTGCTGGCGGCTACCCAGCTGGTGGATACCCCAACCAAGGCAGAGGAGGGTATCCTAACCAGTACCCTGCTGGAGGGAGTTATCCCAATCAGTACCCAGGTGGTTATCCAGTCAGAACGGGAAATACAGGGCCTGGTTGGGGTCCCGGAGCAGCAGGTGGCTACCCAGGTGGTTACGGCGGTGGATACGGCGGTGGTTACGGCGGTGGTTACGGCGGTGGTTACGGAGGTGGATACGGCGGTGGATACGGTGGAGGAGCAGTTGGCGGTTACCCTAACTGGAACCCAAATAATAAAATCCTCAGCCCAAGGTTCGGTGGCGGAGGTTATGGATATGGTGGCCATGGCATGGGAGGATCTCCTTTCTCTCGTTCTGTGCAGGGCATGGGAATTCAGCCCAAATCAACAAGCTTTGCCAAAAAAGCCATGGTAGCAGCAGGTGTCGGTGCATTAGCTGGAATGGCTGTCGGTTATGGGCTAGGGCGCTTCCCTCGACCACATTTTACCTTCCGTAACCCCGAAGAAGAATACTATTACAACAACTATATGTACCGTCGTTATGGGACCAAGTCAACAGATGAGAAAGACTATGGGCGGGACTATGTCTACAAGCCTCCTCCACGGGCCAAGACCTATGAGAACTACATGAATGAGTGCATGAATCGCACTGACGTCCTCAAAGACCAAGGCTCATCCAACAGTGGAGCAACTGATGAGGATAACGACACCGTGAGCATTGAGGAAATTGGGTACCCGGCCCTGATCGACCAAGTCAAGTCCCGCCGCTGCGTGGAGGAGTACATGAAGTACTCTGCACAGTTCATGGAGGAACGAAAGTTTGAACAACAGCAACAGCCAAGAGGTAGCGCTCCTATGAGCAATGGGGTGGTGCAGCTTTTCACATCCGGCTTCATGCTTCTGTCCAGCATGCTGCTACTGcagtga
- the tbc1d10ab gene encoding TBC1 domain family member 10A → MAKTEQRNGLELQGNTEKLTGSNGKSSSNGLEPEVNGSIPEETQVDKYGFTGGAQQSAGELAEQVPIAVLRQREAKWLEMLNSWDKWMAKKHNKVKERCQKGIPPSLRGRAWLYLTGAKVKREQNKGWFEELDIQPGDPKWVDVIERDLHRQFPFHEMFAARGGHGQQDLFRVLKAYTLHRPDEGYCQAQAPVAAVLLMHMPAEDAFWVLVQICEKYLPGYYSTGLEAIQLDGEILYALLRGVSPVAHRHLKKHKLEPILYMTEWFMCAFSRTLPWSSVLRVWDMFLCEGVKILFRVGLVLLKCMLGTQEKVKTCQGLYETMELLKKIQPQYTREGFLVQEIINLPVSEKNIEKEHQAQLRRWKESRGDLSCKSPPRMHGAKAIMSAEPPSRQELRQRPTIIVESPLAPKTEAAPEDEAKGSKKAAKANGHPTVLPPDGIVNLDDPSSTLQHTTTQGSKESLSSAEHDTYL, encoded by the exons ATGGCAAAAACGGAGCAGAGAAATGGACTGGAACttcagggcaacacagagaagCTGACGGGCAGTAATGGGAAGAGCAGCTCGAATGGACTGGAGCCAGAGGTGAACGGCTCCATCCCCGAAGAGACGCAGGTGGATAAGTACGGGTTCACTGGAGGAGCTCAGCAGTCCGCAGGAGAACT AGCGGAACAAGTCCCCATTGCGGTGCTGAGGCAACGCGAAGCTAAATGGCTGGAGATGCTGAACAGCTGGGACAAGTGGATggccaaaaaacacaacaag GTGAAAGAGCGCTGTCAGAAGGGGATCCCTCCGTCCTTACGGGGCCGAGCCTGGCTCTACCTCACTGGGGCCAAAGTAAAACGGGAGCAAAACAAGGGCTGGTTTGAG GAGCTGGACATTCAGCCGGGAGATCCTAAATGGGTTGATGTCATCGAGAGGGATCTTCATCGCCAGTTTCCTTTTCATGAAATGTTCGCAGCCAGAGGAGGTCATGG GCAGCAGGATCTGTTTCGCGTCCTGAAAGCTTACACTCTCCACCGACCTGACGAAGGTTACTGTCAGGCTCAGGCTCCCGTTGCTGCCGTCCTCTTGATGCACATGCCAGCTGAG gaTGCCTTCTGGGTTCTTGTGCAGATCTGTGAAAAATACCTTCCTGGATACTACAGCACGGGGCTG GAGGCGATCCAGCTCGACGGGGAGATCCTGTACGCTCTGCTGCGGGGGGTGTCTCCCGTGGCCCACCGCCACTTAAAGAAGCACAAGCTGGAGCCGATCCTGTACATGACGGAGTGGTTTATGTGCGCCTTCTCCCGGACCCTGCCCTGGTCCTCTGTGCTGCGGGTCTGGGACATGTTCCTCTGTGAGG GAGTGAAGATCCTCTTCAGAGTGGGCCTGGTTCTCCTGAAATGCATGTTAGGAACCCAAGAGAAAGTCAAGACCTGCCAAGGTTTATACGAGACGATGGAGCTGTTGAAAAAGATTCAGCCTCAGTACACACGTGAAGGCTTCCTGGTGCAGGAG atcatcaatcTACCGGTGTCTGAGAAGAACATTGAGAAGGAACACCAAGCTCAGCTGCGGCGTTGGAAGGAGAGTCGCGGAGATCTAAGTTGCAAGTCCCCTCCGAGGATGCACGGCGCCAAGGCCATAATGTCTGCCGAGCCTCCGAGCCGGCAGGAGCTGAGACAGAGACCTACCATCATCGTTGAGTCTCCTTTGGCGCCGAAAACGGAGGCGGCGCCAGAAGATGAAGCGAAGGGAAGTAAAAAGGCCGCAAAGGCAAACGGGCATCCGACCGTCCTCCCACCAGACGGGATTGTTAATCTCGATGATCCGTCCTCAACCCTTCAACACACGACCACCCAGGGGTCCAAAGAGAGTCTGAGCAGTGCCGAGCACGACACGTACCTTTAA